The segment ATCAGGTCTTCTTTCATACAATGGTAATGGAGTAGAGTCTTGATTCTTATTTTTTGTCGCAATCCCTTCTAAATCAGGTCTTCTTTCATACCTCTTAATCGCAAAGATAAAAGGGGAAAACCGTCGCAATCCCTTCTAAATCAGGTCTTCTTTCATACACAATAAAGAAGACATATTGCTAATTCCTACCGGGTGTCGCAATCCCTTCTAAATCAGGTCTTCTTTCATACTCAACTTTTAGTAACGGTGGATTTCACAGCTTCGTCGCAATCCCTTCTAAATCAGGTCTTCTTTCATACAAAATGGAATGGGGACACAAAGAACACAAGGTGAGCGTCGCAATCCCTTCTAAATCAGGTCTTCTTTCATACCCAAATTTATTCCCAAGCTTCTTTTTTTATGCAAGGTCGCAATCCCTTCTAAATCAGGTCTTCTTTCATACAATGGGAAGGGTAAAAGAATTAATAGGGGAGGAAAGTCGCAATCCCTTCTAAATCAGGTCTTCTTTCATACAATTGATGAAGACCTAAACAGCTGGGATTTTGCAAGTCGCAATCCCTTCTAAATCAGGTCTTCTTTCATACTCTTTGAGTTCCGGGGGAGAAACATAGCTTTGTCGCAATCCCTTCTAAATCAGGTCTTCTTTCATACTTAGGTGAACAACATCTTAATTGTGTCAAATCGTCGCAATCCCTTCTAAATCAGGTCTTCTTTCATACAAAAACGAGAAGAACACTTATATTTGATGAACCATGTCGCAATCCCTTCTAAATCAGGTCTTCTTTCATACATTGTGGGAAGGGAGAAGTGATATGAAATATGTGTCGCAATCCCTTCTAAATCAGGTCTTCTTTCATACAATACGAAAACAAACAGTATATCTTCTCTTTCTTTGTCGCAATCCCTTCTAAATCAGGTCTTCTTTCATACCTTAAATGCCCTCCATTTGCATTACAAGCATAATCGTCGCAATCCCTTCTAAATCAGGTCTTCTTTCATACACAATCATTGATAGCAACAATGATTGTGATCTCTAGTCGCAATCCCTTCTAAATCAGGTCTTCTTTCATACCTCACTAACATTGTGGGAAGGGAGAAGTGATATGAAGTCGCAATCCCTTCTAAATCAGGTCTTCTTTCATACTATACTATCATCTGAAGATATAATATCTTCAGATGTCGCAATCCCTTCTAAATCAGGTCTTCTTTCATACAGAGTAGCGCACTCACTAACATTGTGGGAAGGGAGTCGCAATCCCTTCTAAATCAGGTCTTCTTTCATACACATAGCTTTCGGGATATCTGTTTCGCAAAATAAGTCGCAATCCCTTCTAAATCAGGTCTTCTTTCATACGAAATTGTCTTCCGATTTGAAAGCCAAAATACAGTCGCAATCCCTTCTAAATCAGGTCTTCTTTCATACTCCCCCAGGAGCAACCGGGGTGAAGTTGTCTAAAAGTCGCAATCCCTTCTAAATCAGGTCTTCTTTCATACTCAATGGCCAGAGAAGGTTCTCTGGCTACACTATGGTCGCAATCCCTTCTAAATCAGGTCTTCTTTCATACGTAAATGTAAATGTAAATGTAAATGTAAATGTAGTCGCAATCCCTTCTAAATCAGGTCTTCTTTCATACGAGATTTTAGAACGAGTGTAAAAAAAATCCCAAGTCGCAATCCCTTCTAAATCAGGTCTTCTTTCATACAAGAGTGTAAACACCAGGATCGCTGCATTATCGGTCGCAATCCCTTCTAAATCAGGTCTTCTTTCATACACAATGATTGTGATCTCTATGAACTTCCAGACTCAGTCGCAATCCCTTCTAAATCAGGTCTTCTTTCATACGAATATCAGTGGAAGAAGATTAACTTCCACTAAGTCGCAATCCCTTCTAAATCAGGTCTTCTTTCATACGAAGAAAAATGAAATACATCATTAACCCATCAAAGTCGCAATCCCTTCTAAATCAGGTCTTCTTTCATACACCATCACCAAAAACCATAAAACTTTACCAAGGTCGCAATCCCTTCTAAATCAGGTCTTCTTTCATACCAAGACTCTACCGAATGGTAGTAGAGTAGAGTCTTTGTCGCAATCCCTTCTAAATCAGGTCTTCTTTCATACAATAAAAAAAGAAAAGAGTTTTAATACAGCAACGAGTCGCAATCCCTTCTAAATCAGGTCTTCTTTCATACGAAGAAATTTTAGCACAATACAAAAAATACTGTGTCGCAATCCCTTCTAAATCAGGTCTTCTTTCATACATGAACCAGAGGTTAATAAACAAAATATATGTGAAGTCGCAATCCCTTCTAAATCAGGTCTTCTTTCATACTCGATGAGTTATACAATAATAACTTTTCGATAATTGTCGCAATCCCTTCTAAATCAGGTCTTCTTTCATACTGCACCCCTTTCCTTTCTCTTTTATTATCAAATACTTACAAAACCGGTTTTTGGAAATACCGGGCATCTGAAAAGTTATCCTGGAAATATTTCTGAAATGTTTCATTATGCAACTCCCTCACAATGAAAATAATTTACCCGCAAAGGATAAATAACAAAGTTTATTTGTGCCGTCCGGGTCATTCAATGAGAAATATTTTCATTTTCCCGATAAACTTTTTTATCTCACCAATTCCGTTCCTTATAACCATAATATTTTACATGAAGGTTTTAATTCGTTTTCTGTATTCATAGTTAAGTACCGTGTTAAGCACGGACAAACGATCCCCTTTCAATACTTACCGGGACATGGTTTGTCCGTGCCAACCCATAATGCTGAAACCCCTCATACAGGGTTAACTTCTTGCTTTTGTATTATTATCAAAGGGAATTTCTACTCCTTCTTTCACTATCTGATCAACAAAAGGATTGTCACTGATAAAATCTTCCGGTTTGAACGGATGAGGTTCAATCCTTGAATCTGTTTTTATTATAAACTGTTAATTTCACGGGAAAGCATAATTACCGATGCCTCTCCAACATCCAAAATCGTCTTAATTAAAGGGTCGTAAGGATTATGGATAATTTGAATCTGAATCCATGACGCCTTCTTAAAAGAGGAAAGATCAACACCGGTAGCTTCACCCTGGAGTATCTCTTTATGAACTTCTTCCGGAATAATTATTTGTTGGAAAAAACTTCGAAGGATATCTAATCGATCAATCATCATAAGGGCTATGAGAGGACCGGTATTTGATACTAAAGAACCTTTCATGGTATGTCCTCAGCGAACTCAGCTTCCAGTTCTTCGCGATCCCAGTCAACACTTGCGGCGCCATAACGTTTGCAAAGCAATAAAAATGCAACACGTGAAATCCCTGCCAGAGAGGCGGCTTGCCCTGACGACAAACGCCCCATCTCGTAAAGCTTCATTGCAAGTGCAATCTTTGCTTCCTGTTCAAAACTTTCAGGACTTAAATTAAGTATCGCCAATATTGCCTCCGGATATTCGATAGACAATTCCTTCATAAGTGCCTCACTTTCACTTAAATATTCTGACGTTTATTTAAAGGTACTGCTTTATTTTATCCCCCTTTTGTCTTCCTACCCACTGTATGGCTTCCTCAACGACTTCAGGTTTAAGTCCTTGCCTTTTAATAATCTCTTTAACCTTTAATGTTGTTCCCTGCTAAGTCCTCCTTAATAAAGGGGGATTCAGGGGGTTGTTTTTATCCTTATTATTATACGTTTGTTATAGCAATTCGCTACGCTTTCCCTACGTGTCATGAATTGCCCTTACAGATTGAAATTTTCTGCTGTTGAAATAACCTTTTTGGTTTTCAACACGAGCTTAATTTTATAAATCCCATCGGATATTTACCCATAACGAGATGCTTTGATTTTCCATATCTTCTTTCAGTCCTGAGTTCCTGAGCAAGTGTCATGGATATAAGACCGCTACCCCAACCAAAGCGGAAGAGGTAACCACCTTTGGCATGATCAGGAATTTTGCTTAATCCCTGCCATTGAGCAAAGTTTTTTGAATTTTTCATGTTTTTTATCATCCCATGTTTTATGCGGTTTGATAACTTCCAACATCTTTCCAGCAACTGCCTTCCTTATTTCAGAAGATATTTCCAGAGCCTCTACTTTTTCAACTATTCCGATATTTACAAATGATTTATACTCATTTATCTCTGAAAACGATATATTTTCCAGAGAAGGAATTTCACCTGCCTTAATGCTTTTTATAAAATTGAAAAACTTTTCGGGATTGCAGTTGGCTTTAAGATTGGTAAATCTTGTCATCAAATCATCATCTTCCTGTGGGCGTATGACAGCCGCACTATGCTCCTGCAAATCCTGCGATACATCCTCTTTGAAATCGCTAGTCTTGTCGTCATCGCCAGGAGTCTCCATCACTGCCCAGCCAAGCGGTATTGTTTGATTATCTTTTATCCATACCCGCCTGGATTTTGGCGCTACTTCTTCACCTTTATTTTTGCCTGCAAAATTCCTTATTAGTTTTCGTGTTTTTTCAGGTAGGAGCATTGCCATTGTTGTAGAGATCATCCCAGAACCAAATCCAACCCTAAAATTAGCGTTGTTATTTTTATACCAGTTTTCAAGATTGTTTCCCTTTGCAAAGTCTTTCTCAAAACCAATTATATCATCAAACCATTTCTTCATATTTGACAAGACCTCATTAATACTTTGAGGCAGTAAAAGGTTGTTATTTTCTGCCTTAAAATTTTCCAGCAATTTTTTATCCCATACTATCTCGAATTCAAAAGAGGTGTTTTGGGGTATACATTCTGCCCAAATTGTGGTTTTCTGTCCGGCGTCTGTTTTGTATTTCCACCCAAGGGTTTCTTTTTTAAGAATATTTATGGGAATAAGGGTTGTCTCTGGGAGGATGGTTGATGGATATGCATCGGATATGTGAATCATTCTCAACCAATCTGTATTAGGGCGATTGTTTTTGTCCCCTAATCTGAAATTTTCAAGCCATTTTTCCTGAACCCATTCGAACGGACTTTTCCATGTGAATTTCTTTGGTTCTGTTTTTTCAATAAAAGTGACAATGTTTCTTTGAAACCCATCGGGGTCTTTGGTTTGGTAATTCGACAGCACGTTGTAAAGAATCGCAGTTCTTATAACACCTTTTATAGATGTGCCGGGTATGTAGAGACTGCCGAACCCGTCTCTTATAAATGGTCTATAACCCTGAATCCCGTTTGCCAGAATTCTTGTTTTTCTCCCGCTGCTAATAGCAAGCAAATCTGTTTCGGTAAGTTTTACCCTCTTTTCATTAAAAAAATTCAAAAGCCTGAAATGGCGTCCTTCTCTATCAACTGCGGATATATAGGCATCTATCAACCTTTTCTGAAATAAAAATTGGGAAAGCTTTTCATCGGATATTTGATAAACGTATTGTCCTTGTTGAATATACTCAAAAGGGCTGAGTTTTTGGTCAACGCTTCCAATATGTACCGGTGACACTACTTTTAGTCGTAAACGTTTCTTCTCAAAGATATTTGACATCTTCACCTCCCCAATGGAACAGTAAAGGCATATCCGTAACGGTAAATTTTATGGGTTAGCGTTTCAGGTGGTGGATTATCAGGCGTTACATCTACCAGCGTACCTTTTATTATTGCCTTAGATACACTGCCTTCTCTGATAAACCCAACAGATTTTCGCTTCAGTGGAAGCGCATATCTGCCCGTTGTTATCCAGCCGCATTTTCTTATTACGTCATAGGCAATAAACCTGTTGCTAAGGTTTCCCTTTTCATCTTCGGCAGGATGATACAAGGACAGTAATGTGTATCTTGAAGTTTTGGATTCTAATATTTCCTTAAAAACTCCAGATACCTTTTCAGGGCAGATTAATTTAAAAGTCCCGCAACCATACGTCCTTTCGCCTCCAAGTCCCGTTTCACCCAGAATTGTTAATAATTCTTTAACTTTTTCAACAAGAGAAAGGTCATTAAAAGCCACAAGCCCGTAAAGACCGGCATTCTCTCTGAAATGCACATAGCCACAATGATAAATATTACTGCTTTGTGTTATTCGATCCAGTGATACCCGTGGTCTTATTTCAGTTGAAAAGGCCTCTTTGTAACTCTTTTGAGAGGATTCCATATCACTTAAATCACTTTCACTCAAATTGGTATTGTTCATCCATTGCTGAAATCTATTTGTAGAAAGCCACTTGATCTTTTTTAACACTTTACCCTTTTCCCTTTTCAATTCTGCTGGAATATGATCATCATACATAGGACGTGGCAGGAAATATGTATTATTGTTATAGAGAAAGAGGGAACTTAAAAGGAAGGGAGGGTTTTCTTTGTATTTATCAATAAATTCAGAGACAGCATCTCCTTTAGTAATGTTGCTCATTGTATTAATGAGGGCAGAAAACAGGGTGTCCGAGCTAACCCATTCACCCACATTTTCAAGGTCTATGCCTGTCTCACCAAAATGGGTCGGACCTTTAAATTCCAGCCTGTAAATGTAAACTTCCATGGAAAATTCTCCATTATTTATTACTGACAATTATTGGGTTTTTGGTGGGCGATGCCCACCCTACACGCTTTGAACTGCGATCATTTGTAGAGGCAATTCGTGAATTGCCTTTACAGTATTAAATTTCTGCACATTAAATCAGCCACGGACAAACAAGTTTGTCCGTGCCACCATGCAAACATTGAAATTCCTTGAACAACAAACTAAGTTGATGCAGCAACCGGCGTCTGGCTTTCTGTCTTTTTATTCTGAAATAATTCATAAATATCTTTTATCCGTTCAACGGAATCTATCGTTTTGTTTCCAATTACTAAAGTTTTATCTTTAAAGCCTTCTATAGTCTTTCCTGCTATCCCTTTTATGTTAAATTTTACTTTTCCGTACCCTCTTGAACCATGCCCTCCCAGTGCGTCTGCTTCAGTAATGCTTATTGCAAGTTTTATATTTTCAATATCTTCCTTCATTTGATTTACATCTTCTACATTATAAATCAGTTCAAAATCAAATTCCGCACCACGAGGCACTCTCTCTAATTGCCTGGGATTTGCAGCAGAAGTAATCCTGTCTATTGCGTTTTCAAATTTCCATTCTGTGTATTGAAGTCCTGTATCAATATCTTCAAGCTTATCACGACTTTCGGCAGTAAGTCTGAGGTCTCTTACTATAAGGCGTGCTGGAAAGTTTTTGCCGCCATTATATCCGGTAGAACCAAAAATTCTACAAAGCTGACAATTATGGGCTTTTGCAGCATCTTCACATACATGAATCTTCACTGGATTGTTTCTTGTTCCTATATCTCTACGATCTATTAAACATAACGCCTTTTCAAGTAATGCCCTGAGCTTCCCCTTCAAAGAACTACCCGGAATATAAGGCTCTCTGGTTACAGGATCCCTCACAACCGGGGAATCGATAGCCCCTATTTCCATATTTTCTTTTGATGCCCCGATATGCAAACCCGTGAGACACTCAAGTGTACCTGAAATAATAACTTTACCTAAAAGAATTCTTTCTGTTTGCATGATTTACCTCCGTTTTAGGAATCCCTTCCACCGTAAAATCTGTGATAAGCAATAATACCTTCTATAAGTGCAACAAGCCTCTTAAAATCATCATAGGTTTTTGCTCCTGCCGTAATTGCCGGCTCTAATACCTGCATTAATGGCATTATTTTTCCTGGATCTCTTCCTGCTGCATACGCAAGTTTAGGCTTCAGAAGCACTACTAAATCTGATTTGAAATTTCTTCCTTTATCCGACTGCACGTCTATTTTCCTAACACCATCAAGAAATCTTCTAATCTGTGTAGTTTTAAGACCGTTATT is part of the Candidatus Jettenia sp. AMX2 genome and harbors:
- a CDS encoding UPF0175 family protein; amino-acid sequence: MKELSIEYPEAILAILNLSPESFEQEAKIALAMKLYEMGRLSSGQAASLAGISRVAFLLLCKRYGAASVDWDREELEAEFAEDIP
- the csm5 gene encoding type III-A CRISPR-associated RAMP protein Csm5, which translates into the protein MSNIFEKKRLRLKVVSPVHIGSVDQKLSPFEYIQQGQYVYQISDEKLSQFLFQKRLIDAYISAVDREGRHFRLLNFFNEKRVKLTETDLLAISSGRKTRILANGIQGYRPFIRDGFGSLYIPGTSIKGVIRTAILYNVLSNYQTKDPDGFQRNIVTFIEKTEPKKFTWKSPFEWVQEKWLENFRLGDKNNRPNTDWLRMIHISDAYPSTILPETTLIPINILKKETLGWKYKTDAGQKTTIWAECIPQNTSFEFEIVWDKKLLENFKAENNNLLLPQSINEVLSNMKKWFDDIIGFEKDFAKGNNLENWYKNNNANFRVGFGSGMISTTMAMLLPEKTRKLIRNFAGKNKGEEVAPKSRRVWIKDNQTIPLGWAVMETPGDDDKTSDFKEDVSQDLQEHSAAVIRPQEDDDLMTRFTNLKANCNPEKFFNFIKSIKAGEIPSLENISFSEINEYKSFVNIGIVEKVEALEISSEIRKAVAGKMLEVIKPHKTWDDKKHEKFKKLCSMAGIKQNS
- the csm4 gene encoding type III-A CRISPR-associated RAMP protein Csm4 codes for the protein MEVYIYRLEFKGPTHFGETGIDLENVGEWVSSDTLFSALINTMSNITKGDAVSEFIDKYKENPPFLLSSLFLYNNNTYFLPRPMYDDHIPAELKREKGKVLKKIKWLSTNRFQQWMNNTNLSESDLSDMESSQKSYKEAFSTEIRPRVSLDRITQSSNIYHCGYVHFRENAGLYGLVAFNDLSLVEKVKELLTILGETGLGGERTYGCGTFKLICPEKVSGVFKEILESKTSRYTLLSLYHPAEDEKGNLSNRFIAYDVIRKCGWITTGRYALPLKRKSVGFIREGSVSKAIIKGTLVDVTPDNPPPETLTHKIYRYGYAFTVPLGR
- the csm3 gene encoding type III-A CRISPR-associated RAMP protein Csm3, translating into MQTERILLGKVIISGTLECLTGLHIGASKENMEIGAIDSPVVRDPVTREPYIPGSSLKGKLRALLEKALCLIDRRDIGTRNNPVKIHVCEDAAKAHNCQLCRIFGSTGYNGGKNFPARLIVRDLRLTAESRDKLEDIDTGLQYTEWKFENAIDRITSAANPRQLERVPRGAEFDFELIYNVEDVNQMKEDIENIKLAISITEADALGGHGSRGYGKVKFNIKGIAGKTIEGFKDKTLVIGNKTIDSVERIKDIYELFQNKKTESQTPVAAST
- the csm2 gene encoding type III-A CRISPR-associated protein Csm2, encoding MTDYRNRGRQDYGQRQGQTQQRDAIVDEIKQKLKNFQSTGLKNLPADELVNIANKMGKHLENNGLKTTQIRRFLDGVRKIDVQSDKGRNFKSDLVVLLKPKLAYAAGRDPGKIMPLMQVLEPAITAGAKTYDDFKRLVALIEGIIAYHRFYGGRDS